The Nocardioides sp. S-1144 genome includes a region encoding these proteins:
- a CDS encoding ATP-binding cassette domain-containing protein — translation MSTSTTTQPDARPAPDGSPAVVAPVGDPARRIDWRRLRRPVTGWALVCSFVAAVGQTLGTVVAGHLAEAPTSRLVWLLASCVVGAALLDTVGRTVWAGVVDRAEGRLRADLLDAALHQPLASLDEQAVGEVLDRIDDDTHEVGALLRRQVWDALRTVFAAVPMWIVAGLTWWPAWLLFPLFAGAAFAVVRRKLPEIAERTLVEEMAWTDHAAVMEEGVTGRDDLRTSLGQAHVVRRLALLSATVHRRFDALLQLEVWVTRRSGLLLHALLGGVAVGGVAVVIEGELSVARLVTLFLVTSTFVGQIDRMAQHLPELQAGLGAVVRLRQLAASESEPVGGLPLPGTQLDLELRDLHFSYAEGTFALRDVDLLVPAGQTCALVGRTGSGKSTLASLISRAVDPAPGTVLLGGVDVLDLDLQQLRAAVGVVTQRTEILVGTLAENVALFVDLPREQVAAAITELGLDEWVAGLPAGLDTPLGPGGTTLSAGEEQLVAFARLLVRDVDVVILDEATARMDPLTEALVVRASDRLLRRRTGLLVAHRLSTVTRADLVAVLDAGRVVQQGPRSRLAVQPGPFRSLLEAGGGDLLDEHLGAVDDGEPAGAPVLAAGPVGGTRRSGPPPVLADPGDGPSLARGMVSALTTKPWWGAWAAFLFLLTSVLGAFGVVTGFLWGTLVERLQDGAGWSPATVLLCLGVSASLIAAPLVLAAAIRRYPRWWIEVMLRVRMSVLVGQTQQHRLERTPPGEVVARSMDADRYVRYADRWVDFLNGALIVVITAVAGRSLLAGAVLLAVMVGSALASALGRPIAGRSAAASSAARAGFGRSLVSALESARTVKLAAATPAVHAHLRRVDGGRVRAAVFEHRVQAVLDGVPVVMVQCGVVAAWLTYFLGGWGLSTAILVAGAVTGFDWFGRVAGAVVTEAPGTRAWQQATGRLAGGVDLMHLPPGVDLVAGTAPEPAVPGRVPLRHLSLRGVGAVHDDGTRGVDGVDLDVDAGELVLLLGQVGSGKSSLLGALAGLLEHTGSIRWNGVEVDEAQTFLRPGQVAHVSQVPRVLSGTFDDNIRLGHERDVGSAVDDARLGLDVADAGGIDAVVGHRGVRLSGGQVQRVALARALAADTELLLADDVSSALDATTEVELWSALRSRGAAVIGATSKRAALAQADRVVVLVEGEVAAIGPWSELAPAWSHLAG, via the coding sequence ATGAGCACGTCGACCACGACCCAGCCCGACGCGCGACCGGCCCCGGACGGGAGTCCCGCCGTCGTCGCGCCCGTCGGCGACCCGGCCCGCCGCATCGACTGGCGCCGGCTGCGCCGTCCCGTCACCGGGTGGGCGCTCGTGTGCTCCTTCGTGGCCGCCGTGGGCCAGACCCTCGGCACGGTCGTGGCCGGCCACCTGGCCGAGGCGCCGACGTCGCGCCTGGTGTGGCTGCTGGCCTCCTGCGTGGTCGGCGCCGCGCTGCTCGACACCGTCGGCCGCACCGTGTGGGCCGGGGTGGTCGACCGGGCCGAGGGCCGGCTGCGCGCCGACCTGCTCGACGCCGCCCTGCACCAGCCGCTCGCCTCGCTCGACGAGCAGGCCGTGGGCGAGGTCCTCGACCGGATCGACGACGACACCCACGAGGTCGGCGCGCTGCTGAGGCGCCAGGTCTGGGACGCGCTGCGCACCGTGTTCGCCGCGGTGCCGATGTGGATCGTCGCCGGCCTGACCTGGTGGCCGGCCTGGCTGCTGTTCCCACTCTTCGCCGGCGCCGCCTTCGCCGTCGTGCGCCGCAAGCTGCCCGAGATCGCCGAGCGGACCCTCGTGGAGGAGATGGCCTGGACCGACCACGCCGCCGTCATGGAGGAGGGCGTCACCGGCCGCGACGACCTGCGCACCAGCCTCGGCCAGGCCCACGTCGTGCGACGGCTGGCGCTGCTCTCCGCGACCGTGCACCGCCGCTTCGACGCCCTGCTGCAGCTCGAGGTCTGGGTCACCCGTCGCAGCGGCCTGCTGCTCCACGCGCTGCTGGGCGGGGTCGCGGTCGGCGGCGTCGCCGTGGTGATCGAGGGCGAGCTGTCGGTCGCGCGCCTGGTGACGCTGTTCCTGGTCACGAGCACCTTCGTCGGGCAGATCGACCGGATGGCCCAGCACCTGCCCGAGCTCCAGGCGGGGCTCGGGGCGGTCGTGCGCCTGCGCCAGCTCGCCGCCAGCGAGTCCGAGCCGGTCGGCGGCCTGCCGCTGCCGGGCACCCAGCTCGACCTCGAGCTCCGCGACCTGCACTTCTCCTACGCCGAGGGCACCTTCGCGCTGCGCGACGTCGACCTCCTGGTCCCGGCCGGGCAGACCTGCGCCCTCGTCGGCCGCACCGGGTCGGGCAAGTCCACGCTGGCCTCGTTGATCTCGCGCGCCGTCGACCCGGCGCCGGGCACCGTGCTGCTCGGGGGCGTCGACGTCCTCGACCTCGACCTGCAGCAGCTGCGGGCCGCCGTCGGCGTGGTCACGCAGCGCACCGAGATCCTGGTCGGCACCCTCGCCGAGAACGTCGCCCTGTTCGTCGACCTCCCGCGCGAGCAGGTCGCCGCCGCCATCACCGAGCTCGGGCTCGACGAGTGGGTCGCGGGACTGCCCGCCGGCCTCGACACCCCGCTCGGTCCCGGCGGCACCACCCTGTCGGCGGGGGAGGAGCAGCTCGTCGCCTTCGCGCGGCTCCTGGTCCGCGACGTCGACGTGGTGATCCTCGACGAGGCGACCGCCCGGATGGACCCCCTCACCGAGGCCCTCGTCGTGCGCGCCTCCGACCGGCTGCTCCGGCGCCGGACCGGCCTGCTGGTCGCGCACCGACTCTCGACGGTCACCCGGGCCGACCTGGTCGCCGTCCTCGACGCCGGGCGCGTGGTCCAGCAGGGCCCGCGGTCCCGGTTGGCCGTGCAGCCCGGCCCGTTCAGGTCGTTGCTCGAGGCCGGCGGGGGCGACCTGCTCGACGAGCACCTCGGCGCGGTCGACGACGGCGAACCCGCCGGCGCTCCGGTGCTCGCCGCGGGCCCGGTCGGGGGCACCCGCCGCAGCGGTCCGCCGCCGGTCCTCGCCGACCCCGGCGACGGCCCGAGCCTGGCCCGGGGCATGGTCTCGGCGCTGACGACCAAGCCCTGGTGGGGCGCGTGGGCGGCGTTCCTGTTCCTGCTGACCTCGGTCCTGGGCGCCTTCGGCGTCGTCACCGGCTTCCTCTGGGGCACCCTGGTCGAGCGGCTCCAGGACGGCGCCGGCTGGAGCCCCGCCACGGTGCTGCTGTGCCTGGGGGTGTCGGCCTCGCTCATCGCGGCGCCGCTGGTGCTCGCCGCCGCCATCCGGCGCTACCCGCGCTGGTGGATCGAGGTGATGCTGCGGGTGCGGATGTCGGTGCTGGTCGGCCAGACCCAGCAGCACCGGCTCGAGCGCACCCCGCCCGGCGAGGTCGTGGCCCGGTCGATGGACGCCGACCGCTACGTCCGCTACGCCGACCGCTGGGTCGACTTCCTCAACGGCGCGCTGATCGTCGTCATCACCGCCGTCGCCGGGCGCAGCCTCCTGGCCGGTGCGGTGCTGCTCGCGGTGATGGTCGGCTCCGCGCTGGCCTCGGCCCTGGGCCGGCCGATCGCGGGCCGCTCGGCCGCGGCGTCGTCCGCGGCCCGGGCCGGGTTCGGCCGCTCGCTGGTCTCGGCGCTCGAGTCGGCCCGCACCGTCAAGCTCGCGGCCGCCACGCCTGCGGTGCACGCCCACCTGCGGCGCGTCGACGGTGGCCGGGTCCGGGCCGCGGTGTTCGAGCACCGCGTGCAGGCCGTCCTCGACGGCGTCCCGGTCGTGATGGTGCAGTGCGGCGTGGTCGCGGCCTGGCTCACCTACTTCCTGGGCGGCTGGGGCCTGTCCACCGCCATCCTCGTCGCCGGGGCCGTGACCGGCTTCGACTGGTTCGGCCGGGTCGCCGGCGCCGTGGTCACCGAGGCGCCCGGAACCCGGGCCTGGCAGCAGGCCACCGGACGACTCGCCGGCGGGGTCGACCTCATGCACCTCCCGCCCGGCGTCGACCTCGTCGCGGGCACCGCCCCGGAGCCCGCGGTGCCGGGCCGGGTGCCGTTGCGGCACCTGTCGCTGCGGGGGGTGGGCGCGGTCCACGACGACGGCACCCGCGGTGTCGACGGCGTCGACCTCGACGTCGACGCCGGCGAGCTGGTGCTCCTGCTCGGCCAGGTCGGCTCGGGCAAGTCGAGCCTGCTCGGCGCCCTGGCCGGGCTGCTCGAGCACACCGGGTCGATCCGCTGGAACGGCGTCGAGGTCGACGAGGCCCAGACGTTCCTGCGCCCCGGGCAGGTCGCCCACGTCTCCCAGGTCCCGCGGGTCCTCTCCGGCACCTTCGACGACAACATCCGCCTCGGCCACGAGCGCGACGTCGGCAGCGCCGTCGACGACGCCCGCCTCGGCCTCGACGTCGCCGACGCGGGCGGCATCGACGCCGTGGTCGGCCACCGCGGCGTCCGGCTGTCGGGGGGCCAGGTCCAGCGGGTCGCCCTCGCCCGCGCCCTGGCCGCCGACACCGAGCTGCTCCTGGCCGACGACGTGTCCAGCGCCCTCGACGCCACCACCGAGGTCGAGCTCTGGTCGGCGCTGCGCTCCCGCGGCGCCGCCGTCATCGGTGCCACCTCGAAGCGGGCTGCGCTCGCCCAGGCCGACCGCGTCGTCGTCCTGGTCGAGGGTGAGGTCGCCGCGATCGGTCCCTGGAGCGAGCTGGCGCCGGCGTGGAGTCACCTGGCCGGCTGA